One Tautonia rosea genomic window carries:
- a CDS encoding potassium channel family protein gives MKSLIVILHNLVARKGRRNLQVLVQLLLVFILLVLGFTVGFHWISEYEGKAHTWVTGFYWTLVTMSTLGFGDITFESDLGRVFSVVVLLSGTVFMLILIPFTFIQFFFVPWMEAQAAARAPRALPPQTKGHVVLTTLGGIEGPLIRKLNQSHLEYVIIVSELAEALQLHDQGYRVMLGDLDDPETYRQVRVDQAALVATTRSDMSNTNVAFTVREISETVPIVATASSSASVDILELAGCNRVLRLAELLGRQLALCVLGRDARSHVVGTVGDLLIAQSLVRDTPLVGRTLRDIRLRDHANVSVVGVWDRGRFQIASPETLVQKTSVLLLAGSRAQLDDYDALFCIYRSHDDPVLIIGGGRVGLAVARALSAEGIDYRIVERQQRKVRNAPQFVYGNAAELKVLKKAGIDKASSVVITTRDDDVNVFLTIYCRRLRPTIQILARSNLERNVSTLHRAGADFVLSYASMGANSIFNLLQKMDTLMLSEGLSVFQLPIPPSMIGRSLRECAVRQATGCNVIGVSTNGSLEINPDASKPLPEDAELIVVGESESERRFLDEFAPST, from the coding sequence ATGAAATCGCTGATCGTCATTCTGCACAACCTCGTCGCGCGGAAGGGGCGTCGGAATCTTCAGGTATTGGTGCAGTTGCTCCTGGTCTTCATCCTGTTGGTGCTGGGCTTCACCGTCGGGTTTCATTGGATCAGCGAGTACGAAGGAAAGGCACATACCTGGGTGACGGGGTTCTACTGGACCCTGGTCACGATGTCGACGCTTGGCTTTGGCGACATCACGTTCGAGTCGGACCTGGGGCGGGTGTTCTCGGTTGTGGTGTTGCTCAGCGGCACGGTCTTCATGCTGATCCTGATTCCCTTTACGTTCATCCAGTTTTTCTTTGTTCCCTGGATGGAGGCACAGGCCGCGGCCCGAGCGCCGAGGGCCCTGCCCCCTCAGACGAAGGGCCATGTGGTCCTGACGACGCTGGGTGGGATTGAAGGGCCCTTGATCCGAAAGCTGAACCAATCTCACCTTGAATATGTCATCATTGTTTCTGAGCTGGCCGAGGCGTTGCAACTGCACGATCAGGGCTACCGGGTCATGCTCGGAGATCTGGATGATCCGGAAACGTATCGTCAGGTCCGTGTGGATCAGGCGGCACTGGTTGCTACCACTCGCAGTGATATGAGCAATACGAACGTAGCGTTCACCGTTCGAGAAATATCCGAGACCGTTCCGATTGTGGCGACCGCCTCGTCGTCGGCTTCGGTCGATATTCTTGAGTTGGCGGGCTGTAACCGAGTGCTGCGGCTGGCGGAGTTGCTTGGTCGGCAACTGGCGCTCTGCGTCCTGGGACGGGATGCGAGAAGCCACGTGGTTGGCACGGTGGGCGATTTGCTGATTGCGCAGTCCCTGGTCAGAGATACGCCCCTGGTGGGCCGGACCCTGAGGGACATCCGCTTGCGCGACCATGCGAACGTCAGCGTGGTAGGCGTGTGGGACCGGGGGCGGTTTCAGATTGCCAGTCCCGAAACTCTGGTGCAAAAGACGTCGGTCCTGTTGCTGGCCGGTTCTCGAGCCCAGCTTGACGATTATGACGCGCTGTTTTGTATTTACCGATCGCATGATGATCCGGTCTTGATCATCGGCGGTGGTCGCGTGGGCCTGGCCGTGGCTCGGGCCCTGAGCGCCGAGGGAATCGACTACCGAATCGTCGAGCGACAACAACGCAAGGTGCGCAACGCTCCTCAATTTGTGTACGGAAACGCCGCGGAGTTGAAAGTTCTGAAAAAGGCTGGGATTGACAAGGCGTCGTCAGTGGTAATTACCACAAGAGATGACGACGTGAATGTCTTTTTGACCATTTATTGTCGTCGCTTGCGGCCGACGATTCAGATCCTTGCCCGGTCGAACCTGGAGCGAAACGTCTCGACCTTGCACCGTGCGGGGGCCGATTTCGTCCTTTCGTATGCGTCGATGGGAGCGAATTCGATCTTCAACCTGCTCCAGAAGATGGACACCTTGATGCTTTCCGAGGGCCTCAGCGTGTTTCAGTTGCCGATTCCGCCGTCGATGATCGGACGATCGTTGCGGGAGTGTGCGGTGCGTCAGGCAACCGGCTGTAACGTGATTGGTGTGAGCACAAACGGCTCGCTGGAGATCAATCCTGACGCCAGCAAGCCGTTACCGGAAGACGCGGAGTTGATTGTGGTCGGAGAGTCCGAGTCGGAGCGCCGGTTTCTCGACGAGTTCGCTCCCTCGACCTGA
- a CDS encoding carotenoid oxygenase family protein gives MSINRRELLRSLSLAGALGLPWNRVTQAQADDGTEWPDSPFLIGNYAPVFEEVEAENLRVIGRIPEALEGMFVRNGPNPQFPPIGNYHWFDGDGMLHGVLLRGGKASYRNRWIRTRGWAEEHEAGRAIWGGLSDRPNPALLAQGKPMFKNAANTSLVWHDGKLLALWEGGEPHIISVPDLGTIGPHDFAGRLKHAFTAHPKIDPQTGEMFCFGYQPVRPYLQYSVVDAEGTIRSTTPIDLPKPVMMHDFAITEHHAIFMDLPATFNFVRMLSGGPFLSFEPDRGARFGILPRQGDGAEIRWFDSPSCYVFHTLNAYEEGDEIVLIACRYEQFPGSLGMGSPPIEGRPDAPGPIDEVPRLHRWRFNLATGQTTEETLDDLPCEFPRINDTLMGRPTRFGYVMDGAMNGFLKVDLQGGPTLQHRHGPGRLGGEGVFVPRPDATAEDDGWLITFLFDHAQETSEMVIINTLAFDDEPVARILIPSRIPYGFHGTWLPGSVLG, from the coding sequence ATGTCGATCAATCGCAGGGAACTTCTCAGATCGCTCTCCCTTGCCGGAGCGCTCGGCCTCCCCTGGAATCGCGTCACCCAAGCTCAGGCCGACGACGGAACGGAGTGGCCCGACTCTCCGTTTCTGATCGGGAATTATGCCCCCGTCTTCGAAGAAGTGGAGGCCGAGAATCTCCGGGTGATCGGCCGCATCCCCGAAGCGTTGGAGGGAATGTTCGTACGAAACGGGCCGAATCCGCAGTTCCCTCCCATCGGAAATTATCACTGGTTCGACGGCGACGGCATGCTCCACGGCGTTTTGCTGCGAGGCGGCAAGGCAAGCTACCGCAACCGATGGATCCGCACTCGCGGATGGGCCGAGGAACATGAGGCCGGACGAGCGATCTGGGGAGGCTTGAGCGATCGGCCCAATCCTGCGCTACTGGCCCAGGGCAAGCCGATGTTCAAGAACGCGGCGAACACGTCGCTCGTCTGGCACGATGGCAAGCTGCTCGCGCTTTGGGAAGGGGGAGAACCGCACATCATCTCGGTACCGGACCTTGGCACGATCGGGCCGCATGACTTCGCAGGAAGGCTCAAACACGCCTTCACCGCGCATCCAAAAATCGACCCCCAGACGGGGGAGATGTTCTGCTTCGGCTACCAGCCCGTGCGACCGTACTTGCAATACAGCGTGGTCGATGCTGAGGGAACGATTCGTTCCACCACCCCCATCGATCTCCCCAAACCTGTGATGATGCACGATTTCGCCATCACGGAACATCATGCCATTTTCATGGATCTGCCCGCGACCTTCAATTTCGTCCGGATGCTCTCGGGAGGTCCCTTCCTGAGCTTCGAACCCGACCGCGGAGCCCGGTTCGGCATCCTTCCCCGCCAGGGAGACGGCGCGGAGATCCGTTGGTTTGATTCCCCCTCATGCTACGTTTTCCACACGCTCAATGCCTACGAGGAAGGGGATGAGATCGTTCTGATTGCCTGTCGCTACGAGCAATTCCCCGGATCGCTCGGCATGGGAAGCCCCCCGATCGAAGGACGACCGGACGCTCCCGGCCCCATCGACGAGGTTCCTCGCCTCCATCGCTGGCGGTTCAACCTCGCCACCGGCCAGACGACGGAGGAGACGCTCGACGACCTCCCGTGCGAGTTCCCCCGCATCAACGACACCCTGATGGGCCGCCCCACCCGGTTCGGTTACGTCATGGACGGCGCGATGAACGGCTTCCTCAAGGTCGACTTGCAAGGCGGCCCGACGCTCCAACACCGTCACGGCCCCGGACGGCTCGGCGGGGAAGGGGTCTTCGTGCCCCGACCCGACGCTACCGCCGAGGACGACGGCTGGCTGATCACCTTCCTGTTCGATCACGCTCAGGAAACCAGCGAGATGGTCATCATCAACACGCTCGCGTTTGATGACGAACCAGTCGCCCGCATCTTGATCCCAAGCCGCATTCCCTACGGCTTCCACGGTACCTGGCTCCCTGGATCGGTCCTCGGTTAA
- a CDS encoding FxsA family protein, with amino-acid sequence MFVRLLLLLTIVPIVELFVLLAVHGAISERYGFQTGLLVTVGAILITGLLGATLARSQGLGVIRELQRSMASGQFPARSLIDGAMILAGGAMLLTPGFLTDLVGLSLLVPVTRNLYRRMLNSWFLHSVRRGATRVRFQSEFVPGPDRVRRESGTPRGPVIDVTPEDHD; translated from the coding sequence ATGTTTGTCCGATTGTTGTTGCTCTTGACCATCGTTCCGATTGTCGAACTGTTCGTCTTGCTGGCCGTCCACGGGGCGATTTCCGAGCGCTACGGCTTCCAGACGGGGTTGCTCGTGACCGTCGGAGCGATTCTGATCACGGGGCTCCTGGGCGCGACGTTGGCCCGATCGCAAGGCCTCGGGGTGATCCGAGAACTTCAGCGGTCGATGGCCTCAGGGCAGTTCCCGGCGCGATCGCTGATTGATGGGGCGATGATCCTCGCGGGAGGAGCCATGCTGTTGACTCCCGGATTTCTGACCGACCTGGTCGGTCTGAGTTTGCTTGTGCCGGTGACCCGGAACCTCTATCGCCGCATGCTCAACTCATGGTTTCTTCACTCCGTTCGACGAGGGGCGACCCGTGTGCGATTTCAGTCGGAGTTCGTACCGGGTCCGGATCGGGTAAGACGCGAATCGGGCACGCCTCGCGGGCCGGTCATTGACGTGACACCCGAGGATCACGATTGA